The following proteins come from a genomic window of Gimesia chilikensis:
- a CDS encoding VWA domain-containing protein, whose translation MLAFAYPWIFALLPVPWLVRYFLPARESTGVAVRVPFGERLTAVMRNQAPVAAAVSQSRQLLIPALIWGLVLCGLARPQWIEPPVVKEEPTRDLLLLVDLSSSMDEKDFVNTAGKAITRLEAVKEVLGDFLVRRKGDRVGLVVFGSAPYLQAPFSTDLSLVRTLLDECQVGMAGPQTAFGDAIGLGVNLFQESKVPAKTMIALTDGNDTKSQVPPVEAARIAAQRDIRIHTVAMGDPTTAGEDKLDAETLKEVARVAHGSYFFAGDRKQLEQIYQELDQIETREVKTISHRPRRDLYYYFLLAALFLSLLEKVLAVWRARSETSLKQETAEVRVNPASGQLEVVS comes from the coding sequence ATGTTAGCCTTTGCTTATCCCTGGATCTTCGCTCTCTTGCCGGTGCCCTGGCTGGTGAGATATTTTCTCCCGGCCCGGGAATCGACTGGGGTCGCGGTGCGGGTTCCCTTTGGGGAGCGACTGACGGCCGTGATGCGGAACCAGGCGCCCGTGGCTGCCGCCGTCAGTCAGTCTCGTCAACTGCTGATACCAGCGCTGATCTGGGGACTGGTGCTATGCGGACTGGCACGTCCGCAATGGATCGAGCCGCCTGTCGTGAAAGAAGAGCCGACCCGTGATCTGCTGCTACTGGTCGATCTGTCGAGTTCGATGGACGAGAAGGATTTCGTCAACACGGCCGGCAAGGCGATTACGCGACTGGAAGCAGTGAAAGAGGTATTGGGTGATTTCCTGGTCCGCCGTAAAGGAGACCGGGTGGGACTGGTGGTGTTTGGTTCCGCCCCGTATCTGCAGGCACCCTTTTCGACCGACCTGTCGCTGGTGCGGACACTGCTCGATGAATGCCAAGTGGGGATGGCGGGGCCGCAGACCGCCTTTGGTGATGCGATCGGGTTGGGGGTGAACCTGTTTCAGGAGAGCAAGGTTCCCGCCAAAACCATGATTGCGCTGACGGATGGAAACGATACCAAAAGCCAGGTTCCGCCTGTGGAGGCTGCCCGGATTGCCGCCCAGAGGGATATCCGGATTCATACCGTGGCGATGGGAGATCCGACGACCGCCGGTGAAGACAAGCTGGACGCCGAGACATTGAAAGAGGTGGCCCGCGTGGCCCACGGATCTTATTTCTTTGCCGGTGACCGGAAGCAGCTGGAGCAGATTTACCAGGAACTGGACCAGATCGAAACACGAGAAGTGAAGACGATCAGTCATCGTCCGCGGCGGGATCTGTACTATTATTTTCTGCTGGCGGCGCTGTTTCTATCACTGCTGGAGAAGGTGCTGGCGGTCTGGCGGGCCCGCAGCGAGACCTCTTTGAAACAAGAAACAGCGGAAGTGCGGGTGAATCCGGCGAGCGGTCAACTGGAGGTGGTGTCATGA
- a CDS encoding AAA family ATPase, translated as MNPRESILQISESMNAAILGQEAVVERLLIALLADGHVLLEGLPGTAKTRSIKTLSSLIESQFSRVQFTPDLLPSDVTGSEIYREQNATFEFQQGPVFGNLVLADEINRAPAKVQSSLLEAMEERQVTVAGKTHRLPNLFLVLATQNPIEQEGTYPLPEAQMDRFLLYVNVDYPIGENELAIMRLVRQEKAAAVKKLPVPISQDVIFEARKQVFEIHVAEAAEQYIVDLVLATRNPERREGKLASWIRLGASPRGTIALDAAARAHAWLNNQDFVSPDNIREVTPACLAHRVHLSYEAEAEGVSRTDVIEELLKTVVAV; from the coding sequence ATGAATCCGCGTGAATCGATTCTGCAAATCTCGGAATCAATGAATGCCGCTATTCTGGGGCAGGAAGCTGTGGTGGAACGGCTGCTGATTGCCCTTCTGGCGGATGGTCATGTGTTGCTGGAAGGCTTACCCGGCACGGCAAAAACGCGATCGATCAAAACGCTGTCGAGTCTCATCGAAAGTCAGTTCAGTCGCGTGCAGTTTACCCCCGACCTGCTGCCTTCGGATGTGACGGGCTCGGAAATCTACCGCGAACAGAACGCGACGTTCGAGTTTCAGCAAGGGCCTGTGTTTGGGAACCTGGTTCTGGCGGATGAGATCAATCGTGCCCCGGCGAAGGTGCAGTCTTCACTCCTGGAAGCGATGGAGGAACGCCAGGTCACCGTGGCGGGCAAGACGCATCGACTGCCGAACCTGTTTCTGGTGCTGGCGACCCAGAACCCGATTGAACAGGAAGGGACTTACCCGTTGCCCGAGGCACAGATGGACCGGTTCCTGCTCTATGTGAATGTGGATTATCCCATCGGTGAGAATGAGCTGGCGATCATGCGGCTGGTACGCCAGGAAAAAGCGGCTGCAGTAAAAAAGTTACCGGTTCCCATTTCGCAGGACGTGATTTTCGAGGCCAGGAAGCAGGTATTTGAAATCCACGTGGCGGAAGCGGCGGAACAGTATATCGTCGATCTGGTGTTGGCCACGCGTAACCCGGAGCGACGGGAGGGGAAACTGGCCAGCTGGATTCGCCTGGGAGCCAGTCCGCGGGGAACGATCGCCCTGGATGCGGCCGCGCGGGCACATGCCTGGCTGAACAACCAGGACTTTGTCTCGCCGGATAATATTCGTGAGGTGACACCGGCGTGCCTGGCACATCGGGTGCATCTGAGCTACGAAGCCGAGGCGGAGGGGGTCTCCCGGACTGATGTGATTGAAGAACTCCTGAAAACGGTCGTTGCCGTCTGA
- a CDS encoding BatD family protein translates to MRVFSGVILLMISLMSRALVAAEVEPASIKIKEQTWWVGQQVPFTVQLRAPGSFSGAAVFSLPEIPRVVIIKTGSPVVSSEEIEGKTWFVQTHDFALFSQQSGTVTIPEFTVRFSHKDGFTGPVHDQSAQVPAAQVKIERPPGSSAQDFLVTTDSFKLKERWDPQPGATEQGAVFQRTITQEADHVTGMALAPPPEAVPAGVRLYLGQPTVSDKTERGAFIGTRVDTLTYQLQEAGTWTLPAIRYQWWDPEKKTFGSQTLPAVTFEVQGTAVPVTDAPAEASPKSIYLGLAVLGTCLVLMYWQRQRMRNGLRWIGQHWNSPERVAAAKLLAGCRTNNPHATQRAWQVWLNCRGADASISPELKAAVQELQSALYGVNQSADWQGARLAAAFRANQRTDKKSGLKKQSALPALNPR, encoded by the coding sequence ATGAGAGTTTTCTCTGGCGTGATACTGTTAATGATAAGCCTGATGTCGCGGGCGCTGGTCGCTGCGGAGGTAGAACCGGCATCGATCAAGATCAAGGAGCAAACCTGGTGGGTGGGGCAGCAGGTTCCCTTTACGGTGCAGTTGCGGGCTCCAGGTTCGTTTTCCGGAGCGGCGGTGTTTTCCCTGCCTGAGATTCCGCGGGTAGTGATTATTAAGACGGGCAGCCCAGTGGTGTCTTCCGAGGAGATCGAGGGTAAAACCTGGTTCGTGCAGACGCATGACTTCGCTCTGTTTTCGCAACAGAGCGGAACCGTAACGATCCCGGAGTTCACAGTGCGGTTCAGTCATAAAGATGGTTTTACCGGGCCGGTGCATGATCAGAGTGCGCAGGTGCCCGCGGCCCAGGTGAAAATCGAGCGACCGCCGGGCAGTTCTGCCCAGGACTTTCTGGTCACTACTGACTCCTTCAAACTTAAGGAACGCTGGGATCCTCAGCCGGGCGCTACGGAACAGGGAGCCGTGTTTCAGCGAACGATTACCCAGGAAGCGGACCATGTGACCGGGATGGCACTGGCGCCTCCCCCTGAAGCGGTGCCTGCGGGGGTGCGGCTCTACCTGGGGCAGCCGACAGTGAGTGACAAGACGGAGCGTGGTGCTTTTATTGGGACGCGCGTTGATACGTTAACCTATCAGTTGCAGGAAGCGGGGACCTGGACCTTGCCGGCGATTCGCTATCAGTGGTGGGATCCGGAGAAGAAAACCTTCGGCTCCCAGACGCTGCCGGCGGTGACGTTTGAAGTGCAAGGGACTGCCGTTCCTGTCACTGATGCTCCTGCAGAGGCTTCCCCAAAATCGATTTATCTCGGGTTGGCAGTTCTCGGCACTTGCCTCGTTCTTATGTACTGGCAACGACAACGAATGAGGAACGGCCTGCGCTGGATCGGACAACACTGGAATTCACCGGAGCGCGTGGCTGCGGCTAAGCTGCTGGCGGGTTGCAGGACCAATAATCCTCATGCAACTCAAAGAGCCTGGCAGGTCTGGCTGAACTGCCGGGGAGCGGATGCTTCAATCAGCCCGGAACTCAAAGCGGCGGTGCAGGAACTTCAGAGCGCGTTGTATGGTGTGAATCAGTCGGCAGACTGGCAGGGAGCGAGACTGGCGGCCGCCTTTCGCGCGAATCAGAGAACGGACAAAAAGTCTGGTCTGAAGAAACAGAGCGCGTTGCCGGCGCTGAACCCGAGATGA
- a CDS encoding VWA domain-containing protein: MMETFSQLHFIRPGWLWLLPLVGGLWWLWRRHTTPLRGWREQIAPELLQAMTVRNSTRQDYSALLLLAGWLLAVIAIAGPTWKQEPNPFAADAAPLMILLKADKSMDQPDPLPSAIERARLKVDDLVRIRQGQPVGLIAYAGSAHLVLPPTRDTSIVAEMAAQISSGIMPEPGDRLDLALEKADEILKGGDAGGTVLVIADSVTDDAASLVKAGQKKGAFPIQFLALRNDPSLQRAAEAVQASLVELTPDDADVTAIAKAAERKSVVGVAGEDQRWEEMGYWLVPFLAVIVAAGFRREKQFNGREVQ, translated from the coding sequence ATGATGGAGACCTTCAGCCAGTTGCATTTCATTCGGCCAGGCTGGCTGTGGCTGCTGCCGCTGGTTGGCGGACTGTGGTGGCTCTGGCGTCGGCATACGACGCCGCTGCGGGGCTGGCGCGAACAGATCGCTCCTGAACTGTTGCAGGCGATGACCGTGCGGAATTCGACACGTCAGGACTATTCGGCCCTGTTGTTGCTCGCCGGTTGGCTGCTGGCGGTGATCGCGATAGCAGGGCCCACTTGGAAACAGGAACCGAATCCGTTTGCCGCCGATGCAGCGCCGTTGATGATTCTGCTCAAAGCGGACAAGAGTATGGACCAGCCTGATCCGCTGCCGTCAGCAATTGAACGGGCTCGATTGAAAGTGGACGATCTGGTTCGAATCCGCCAGGGACAACCGGTGGGGCTGATTGCATACGCAGGGTCGGCGCATCTGGTATTGCCTCCCACGCGGGACACGTCCATTGTGGCCGAGATGGCGGCGCAGATCAGTTCGGGGATCATGCCAGAACCCGGAGATCGGCTTGATCTGGCATTGGAGAAAGCGGATGAGATCCTGAAGGGGGGCGATGCAGGCGGAACGGTGCTGGTGATCGCAGACAGCGTGACAGACGATGCTGCATCACTGGTCAAAGCGGGACAGAAAAAAGGTGCGTTTCCGATTCAGTTTCTGGCACTGCGGAATGATCCTTCCCTGCAACGGGCGGCTGAGGCGGTGCAGGCTTCCCTGGTGGAACTGACGCCGGACGATGCCGATGTGACCGCGATTGCGAAAGCAGCCGAGCGGAAGTCGGTGGTCGGGGTGGCTGGTGAAGATCAGCGCTGGGAGGAAATGGGATACTGGCTGGTGCCTTTCCTGGCGGTGATTGTGGCGGCCGGGTTCCGTCGTGAGAAACAGTTCAACGGCAGGGAGGTCCAATGA
- a CDS encoding tetratricopeptide repeat protein: protein MRVSLVLIVVLSWTGWWLTPDQRGQRLFQDKQYRQAAEAFTDPEWQGAAWYRAGEFEQAAQAFARGSSPEARFNAGNAWMLLGKYEQAIAEYERALKLRPGWKAAEENRALAEARAKLRETKGGDLGDQQEGADEVVFDLNKERGGQNTQIAGEQAASDNAVQAIWLRRVQTNPADFLRSKFAYQSALQQEGASE, encoded by the coding sequence ATGAGAGTCTCGCTGGTGTTGATCGTTGTCTTATCGTGGACGGGCTGGTGGCTGACGCCGGACCAGCGGGGGCAGCGTCTGTTTCAAGACAAACAATATCGTCAGGCGGCAGAAGCGTTTACGGACCCTGAATGGCAGGGGGCGGCCTGGTATCGGGCGGGAGAGTTCGAACAAGCGGCGCAGGCTTTTGCTCGGGGTTCGAGTCCCGAGGCGCGGTTTAATGCGGGGAACGCCTGGATGCTGCTGGGGAAATATGAGCAGGCGATTGCGGAATATGAGCGGGCGTTGAAACTGCGTCCCGGTTGGAAAGCAGCAGAGGAGAATCGTGCGTTGGCAGAAGCCCGGGCGAAACTGAGGGAAACGAAAGGGGGCGACCTCGGCGATCAGCAGGAAGGTGCCGACGAAGTGGTGTTCGACCTTAATAAAGAACGCGGGGGACAGAATACGCAAATTGCCGGGGAGCAGGCAGCATCGGATAACGCCGTTCAGGCGATCTGGTTAAGACGCGTGCAGACGAACCCGGCTGACTTTCTCCGCTCCAAATTTGCATATCAGTCTGCACTGCAGCAGGAAGGAGCCTCGGAATGA
- a CDS encoding recombinase family protein, with amino-acid sequence MSFTNTTSFTPRDNHVLHVLGVERISKESQDELSLDDQEALLKQYIKQNYDGPIDFISIKSQGSGEYLDRSELFEIESLIESRNLDVVICEDLGRICRRRRAYDLCELCEDYGTRLIALNDKVDTSQDGWQDSAFLSTWHHERSNRDTSDRIRRSLRNRFINGGIIQTLVFGYIKPDGTKTDQDVYKDPEAEAIYEHWFTMLENGASYSDVADWLNREKIPLGPGSRSDKWSCKMVRRVTYNPILKGERVRNKKKSKRVNRTGRRKSENSPPEEILRRNCPHLAFIAPDRYDRLIMLLDTRNKKYCRKGKNGKDTRKNVSKKRTRFPGQMVECGICGHKYVFGGHGQKDHLMCDGARGHSCWNGVTIDGPLATEKILSAILTEIEQLPDFDQKFLANVQNEARRLDQDLVKKQSQLESEIQRQEQVIENLLNYIRSGNSSERVSQDLSRVETELKENQLKLSSIKDKPHSTVEIPDIFELKELARTNLLHLDQESWEFRILMKRLIPKIVVFPYQLCDGGKIVLRAQFRLFIAGLLENSSTRDTLQKPLERVLTVDLFDSPQRNAYREVVVEMRQANAGDNNQTVKEIAESLGITDTAVQYAMALQRQMDSLGITDPYIPITEPPGTGKLIRHKHPRYQFNPLPHAGEI; translated from the coding sequence ATGAGCTTTACAAACACGACTTCATTTACCCCACGAGATAACCATGTCTTGCATGTATTGGGTGTAGAACGCATCAGTAAAGAAAGTCAAGACGAGCTTAGTCTTGATGATCAAGAGGCATTACTTAAGCAGTACATCAAGCAGAATTATGATGGCCCAATTGATTTTATAAGTATCAAAAGTCAAGGGAGCGGAGAATACTTAGATCGTTCTGAACTTTTCGAAATCGAAAGTTTAATAGAGTCAAGAAATTTAGACGTTGTGATTTGTGAAGATTTGGGACGCATTTGCCGGAGAAGGCGAGCTTATGACCTTTGTGAACTATGTGAAGACTATGGTACTCGACTTATCGCTTTAAACGATAAAGTAGATACTTCGCAAGATGGTTGGCAAGATAGTGCATTCTTATCTACCTGGCATCACGAACGAAGCAACCGGGATACTTCCGACAGAATACGGCGAAGTCTTCGAAATCGATTTATTAATGGTGGGATAATCCAAACTCTAGTATTTGGATATATCAAGCCTGATGGCACAAAGACAGATCAAGACGTCTATAAAGATCCAGAAGCAGAAGCCATTTACGAACACTGGTTCACAATGTTGGAAAACGGAGCCTCATATTCTGATGTTGCCGACTGGCTAAATAGGGAGAAGATACCTCTCGGTCCAGGATCTCGTTCAGACAAGTGGTCATGCAAGATGGTAAGACGGGTGACATACAATCCAATCTTGAAAGGCGAACGCGTTCGTAATAAAAAGAAGTCTAAACGAGTCAATCGGACAGGCCGACGAAAGTCTGAAAATTCCCCTCCGGAAGAAATACTTAGGAGGAATTGTCCTCATCTAGCTTTCATAGCTCCTGATCGCTATGACAGGCTCATCATGCTCCTTGATACCCGTAATAAGAAATACTGTCGAAAGGGCAAAAACGGGAAAGATACCCGAAAAAACGTCTCAAAAAAAAGAACACGTTTTCCGGGACAAATGGTTGAGTGCGGTATATGTGGTCACAAATACGTATTTGGTGGTCATGGTCAAAAAGATCATTTGATGTGCGACGGTGCTCGAGGTCATTCCTGCTGGAATGGTGTTACAATCGATGGACCACTTGCCACTGAAAAAATTCTTTCTGCAATTTTAACTGAAATTGAACAGTTACCGGATTTTGATCAGAAATTCCTGGCAAATGTCCAGAATGAGGCCAGAAGGCTAGATCAAGATTTGGTAAAAAAACAGAGTCAGCTTGAAAGTGAAATTCAGAGACAAGAGCAAGTAATAGAAAACCTTCTCAACTACATTCGCTCTGGTAACAGTAGTGAACGGGTTAGCCAAGATTTAAGTCGAGTTGAAACTGAACTTAAAGAAAATCAACTTAAACTTTCTTCTATTAAAGATAAACCTCATTCGACTGTAGAAATACCTGATATATTTGAACTAAAAGAGCTGGCAAGAACAAATCTTCTTCACCTCGACCAAGAAAGTTGGGAATTCAGAATATTGATGAAGCGACTGATTCCTAAAATAGTAGTTTTCCCTTATCAACTTTGTGATGGTGGAAAAATAGTTCTTCGTGCACAGTTTCGTCTTTTTATTGCGGGACTACTTGAGAACTCAAGCACTCGCGATACGCTTCAAAAACCACTGGAACGTGTTTTGACAGTAGACTTATTTGATTCGCCCCAAAGAAATGCATATAGAGAAGTGGTTGTGGAGATGCGTCAAGCCAATGCGGGGGATAACAATCAGACGGTTAAAGAGATTGCAGAAAGTTTAGGCATCACAGACACGGCGGTGCAATACGCTATGGCACTACAACGCCAAATGGATTCTCTTGGAATAACCGATCCTTACATACCGATTACAGAGCCTCCTGGAACTGGAAAGCTAATCCGACATAAGCACCCACGTTATCAATTTAACCCTCTACCACATGCTGGTGAGATCTGA
- a CDS encoding arylsulfatase, which yields MKSLCRWGSMALLICATLVTQTFAQQNSSSRKKPNILVIFGDDIGQTNVSAYTMGLVGYRTPNIDRIAREGVIFTDYYAEQSCTAGRSTFITGQCSYRTGLSKVGLPGADLGLQAEDPTLAELLKPLGYATGQFGKNHLGDKDEFLPTNHGFDEFLGNLYHLNAEEEPENRNYPRDPEFRKKFGPRGVIKSSADGKIEDTGPLTKKRMETVDEETSSAAIDFIERQTKAEKPFFCWWNSTRMHFRTHVKEEHRDQPGLTARTEYADGMIEHDKQVGTLLKKLDELGIADNTIVIYTTDNGPHKNSWPDAGLSPFRNEKNSNWEGAFRVPCVIRWPGKIKAGTVSNEIVSGMDWLPTLMAAAGDSNIKEELLKGHRAGNKTYKVHLDGYNILPYLTGKEKKSPRRSFFYFNDDSQLVGLRFENWKLVFLEQRARGTLKVWAEPFTPLRLPLMFDLRADPYEQANITSNTYYDWLLDHAFLLVPAQQYAGNFLETFKEFPPRQKPASFNLDEVAKKLQEGTGGAQ from the coding sequence ATGAAGAGTTTATGCCGCTGGGGATCAATGGCTTTATTGATCTGTGCCACGCTGGTGACTCAAACTTTTGCCCAGCAGAACAGTTCCTCCAGGAAAAAACCAAATATTCTGGTCATTTTCGGTGACGACATCGGTCAGACCAATGTTTCTGCCTACACAATGGGACTGGTGGGTTACCGCACGCCCAACATCGATCGAATCGCCCGGGAAGGGGTGATCTTTACCGACTATTATGCGGAGCAGAGCTGTACTGCAGGACGCTCAACATTCATTACCGGGCAGTGCAGCTACCGCACGGGGCTGTCGAAAGTGGGCCTGCCTGGTGCGGATCTGGGATTACAAGCCGAAGACCCGACCCTGGCAGAACTACTGAAACCGCTGGGCTATGCGACCGGGCAGTTCGGAAAAAACCACCTCGGTGACAAGGACGAATTCCTGCCTACGAATCATGGGTTCGATGAATTCCTGGGAAATCTATATCACCTGAATGCAGAAGAAGAACCCGAAAATCGCAACTATCCGCGGGATCCCGAATTCCGCAAGAAATTTGGTCCGCGGGGTGTGATCAAATCCAGTGCGGACGGCAAAATCGAAGACACCGGTCCCCTGACGAAAAAGCGAATGGAGACAGTGGATGAAGAAACTTCGTCTGCAGCCATTGATTTCATTGAACGCCAGACCAAAGCAGAAAAGCCCTTCTTCTGCTGGTGGAACTCGACCCGCATGCACTTCCGGACGCACGTCAAAGAAGAACACCGCGATCAGCCAGGGCTGACTGCTCGCACGGAATATGCAGACGGGATGATTGAGCACGACAAACAGGTGGGAACACTGCTCAAGAAACTGGACGAACTGGGAATTGCGGACAATACGATTGTAATCTACACGACCGACAACGGGCCGCATAAAAACTCCTGGCCCGATGCGGGATTAAGCCCCTTCCGGAACGAGAAGAATTCGAACTGGGAAGGTGCCTTCCGGGTGCCCTGCGTGATTCGCTGGCCGGGCAAAATCAAGGCTGGTACAGTCTCTAATGAGATTGTGAGCGGCATGGACTGGCTGCCGACTCTGATGGCCGCTGCCGGTGACAGCAATATCAAAGAGGAGCTTTTGAAAGGGCATCGCGCGGGGAATAAGACTTACAAGGTCCATCTGGACGGGTACAATATCCTGCCTTACCTGACCGGCAAAGAAAAGAAATCGCCGCGCAGGTCATTCTTCTACTTTAACGACGACAGCCAACTGGTCGGACTGCGGTTCGAGAACTGGAAGCTGGTCTTCCTGGAACAGCGTGCCCGGGGGACCCTCAAAGTCTGGGCGGAGCCTTTCACGCCGCTGCGTCTGCCGTTAATGTTTGATTTGCGAGCTGATCCGTACGAGCAGGCCAATATCACGTCGAATACGTATTATGACTGGTTGCTCGACCATGCCTTCCTGCTGGTTCCCGCGCAGCAATACGCGGGTAACTTCCTGGAAACCTTTAAAGAGTTTCCTCCGCGTCAGAAACCGGCTTCCTTCAATCTGGATGAAGTGGCCAAAAAACTGCAGGAAGGGACCGGCGGGGCTCAATAA
- a CDS encoding DUF58 domain-containing protein — MSAAVSITLEELILMKAEARGFSLLPRQPVTSLLAGRHASRLRGRGLTFEELRHYHEGDDVRSIDWRATARLRSPHVRVFSEERERPVLFVVDQRLPMFFGSRRAMKSVVAAELAALGAWRSLEVGDRVGGLVFNESEVVEIRPHRSRTRVLRLFHEIVNMNQRLASEQRAEGSVTLNNALEKALHVAKHDCLVVLISDLDGADAETRRLSTLISARNDMLVAAVYDPLGATLSGAPGMLAADRGELWEIPSHAAFTDQFRQAFQERVDEWQKIFRNLKVPVMPVSTSLPAGPQVLSLLGHRARHS; from the coding sequence ATGAGTGCTGCTGTTTCGATTACTCTCGAAGAACTGATTCTGATGAAGGCGGAAGCGCGCGGCTTTTCGCTGCTGCCACGGCAGCCGGTCACTTCGTTGCTGGCGGGGCGACATGCTTCGCGTCTGCGGGGGCGGGGGCTAACGTTTGAGGAGCTGCGGCACTATCACGAAGGAGACGACGTCCGTTCGATCGACTGGAGGGCGACGGCTCGACTTCGTTCGCCACACGTGCGGGTCTTCAGTGAAGAGCGGGAACGGCCGGTGCTGTTTGTAGTGGATCAGCGGCTACCCATGTTTTTCGGATCGCGGCGGGCGATGAAATCGGTAGTGGCAGCTGAACTGGCGGCGTTGGGGGCCTGGCGTTCTCTCGAAGTGGGCGACCGCGTCGGGGGGCTGGTGTTCAACGAAAGTGAAGTCGTAGAGATCCGGCCGCATCGTAGCCGGACACGTGTGCTGCGGCTGTTTCATGAAATCGTCAACATGAACCAGCGGCTGGCTTCCGAACAGCGCGCGGAAGGGAGTGTCACTTTAAACAATGCCCTGGAGAAGGCCCTGCATGTGGCGAAGCATGATTGCCTGGTAGTCCTGATCAGTGACCTGGATGGTGCGGATGCGGAAACGCGTCGGCTTTCGACTTTGATTTCTGCTCGCAATGATATGCTGGTGGCCGCCGTTTATGATCCGCTGGGGGCCACGCTCTCCGGGGCACCGGGCATGCTGGCAGCCGACCGGGGAGAACTGTGGGAAATTCCCAGTCACGCTGCCTTTACAGACCAGTTTCGACAGGCCTTCCAGGAACGTGTGGATGAATGGCAGAAAATCTTTCGTAATCTGAAGGTGCCTGTGATGCCTGTGTCTACGTCACTGCCCGCGGGCCCACAGGTGCTTTCTCTGCTGGGGCACAGGGCGCGACACTCATGA
- a CDS encoding DUF4381 domain-containing protein, with protein sequence MKNDATSLDRMHDIVLPDAIPWWPPAPGWYVVLAALGGLVLYLSYRGWRHWKANRYRRLALRELEQAHSVLEVSELLRRTALMVVPRAEVAAQTGAAWPGWLASHAPVAMDEQISRQLTVGVYDGSTDEIERLKQYAAGWIQQHRLPELPQRESR encoded by the coding sequence ATGAAAAACGACGCAACCAGCCTGGACCGGATGCACGATATTGTGCTGCCGGATGCAATACCCTGGTGGCCCCCGGCGCCTGGCTGGTACGTGGTGCTGGCGGCGCTGGGAGGGCTGGTGCTGTATCTGTCGTACCGGGGCTGGCGGCACTGGAAGGCGAATCGCTATCGTCGCCTGGCACTGCGGGAACTGGAACAGGCGCATTCGGTATTAGAAGTATCTGAACTGTTAAGACGGACGGCGCTGATGGTGGTTCCTCGCGCGGAAGTGGCAGCGCAGACCGGAGCCGCCTGGCCCGGGTGGCTGGCGTCGCACGCACCTGTCGCAATGGACGAGCAGATTTCCCGGCAATTGACGGTGGGTGTTTACGATGGCTCAACGGATGAGATTGAGAGACTGAAACAATATGCCGCTGGCTGGATTCAACAACATCGACTTCCCGAACTGCCGCAGAGGGAATCAAGATAA